The following are encoded together in the Plasmodium brasilianum strain Bolivian I chromosome 10, whole genome shotgun sequence genome:
- a CDS encoding protoheme IX farnesyltransferase codes for MLGKRLLRSAYVTKKGISIVEKNAVTNKKVKNKVLTVSECSSLYSTYIKGNSGTLKKESVVMLGANISKKEKYTKSAVEERLIDFYTKCISLDNKILQKEENIPNSGNHTNYPLFSITNNGNGKYSEYMYKLLHVPVARQGGVTRKKGESEMEAGVEAGNEAGFESVSLANSNRHKNGGGNILLLTHGSSPLFSSIDLKGEKLKEKTALVVKKLYKDASEKNKISVLKSNIKSYLELSKCKLTLWVTISSTFGYFMLGGSSTNEIYALAMGVFLCSSSANSFNQIIERNIDKIMKRTKKRPLVYNNKISLTHAKIFAFTSAVVGSLLLHFFNNPLTSYLGLFNIFLYACIYTPLKLITPYNTHVGSIVGSIPTLMGCTAVDQNLFLPEPWILFFTQFLWQFPHFYSLAYLYKEDYLKGKYKMFPLQDKQNGIYTAKLCRPYLILLSSLPFIFFFCGYTSYMYILTSLFPNLFILYKFQRIIEAPSKSNFRSFFKHSLWHIILLLALSAYHTQVPACKNKREHEGKHESEGEHKCKNGNTNDSFTNKIERNTCNMEGHNINKELSITKFKKKLLKFCVVFS; via the coding sequence ATGCTTGGAAAAAGGTTATTGCGTAGTGCGTatgtaacaaaaaaaggCATAAGCATAGTTGAAAAAAATGCtgttacaaataaaaaggtaaaaaataagGTGTTGACTGTTTCAGAATGTTCTTCATTATATTCTACTTATATTAAGGGAAATAGCGGTACTCTGAAAAAGGAAAGTGTTGTAATGTTAGGTgcaaatataagtaaaaaagagaaatatacAAAGAGTGCAGTAGAGGAAAGATTAATAgatttttatacaaaatgtatttcattagataataaaatattgcagaaagaagaaaacatACCGAATAGTGGGAACCACACAAATTATCCTCTTTTTAGTATTACTAATAATGGGAACGGAAAATATtctgaatatatgtataaacttTTGCACGTACCTGTGGCACGTCAGGGGGGAGTTACACGAAAAAAAGGGGAATCAGAAATGGAAGCAGGAGTCGAAGCAGGGAACGAAGCAGGATTCGAATCCGTTTCACTTGCCAATTCAAATAGGCATAAAAACGGGGGAGGAAATATACTTCTGTTAACACATGGGAGTAGCCCCCTTTTTAGTAGCATAGATTTAAAGggagaaaaattaaaggaaaaaacagcTTTAGTggtaaaaaagttatataagGATGCTagtgagaaaaataaaataagcgtattaaaaagtaatataaaaagttacCTAGAATTGtcaaaatgtaaattaacTTTATGGGTTACTATAAGTAGTACTTTTGGTTATTTCATGTTAGGTGGTTCATCAACAAATGAAATTTACGCCTTAGCAATGGGTGTATTTCTTTGTAGTAGTAGTGCTAATTCATTTAATCAAATTATTGAAAGGAATATTGATAAGATAATGAAAAGAACTAAAAAAAGACCATtggtatataataataaaatatctttAACACATGCAAAGATATTTGCTTTTACGTCAGCAGTTGTAGGATCATTactattacatttttttaataatccATTAACATCTTACTTGggattatttaatattttcttatatgcatgtatatatactccTTTAAAACTTATTACTCCATATAATACACATGTAGGTTCAATAGTTGGTTCTATACCTACATTAATGGGATGTACAGCTGTTGAtcagaatttatttttaccagAACCATGGatactattttttacacAATTCTTATGGCAATTTCCCCATTTTTATTCTCTAgcgtatttatataaagaagaTTACTTAAAagggaaatataaaatgtttcCACTACAAGATAAACAAAATGGCATATATACAGCCAAACTTTGTAGaccatatttaatattattatcttctcttccttttattttttttttttgtggatATACATCCTACATGTATATCTTAACCTCCTTATTTccaaatttatttattctttataaattCCAGAGAATTATTGAAGCCCCTTCCAAAAGTAATTTTCGTTCCTTTTTTAAGCACTCTCTTTggcatattattttactgcTAGCCTTGTCAGCGTATCATACGCAGGTGCCGGcgtgtaaaaataaaagagaacACGAAGGCAAACATGAAAGCGAAGGAGAacataaatgcaaaaatggAAACACAAATGACAGCTTTACTAACAAGATCGAGAGAAATACATGCAACATGGAGGGACATAACATCAACAAAGAGCTCAgtattacaaaatttaaaaagaaacttttaaaattttgcgTAGTTTTCTCCTAA
- a CDS encoding 40S ribosomal protein S24, translated as MSNPLLRRKQFALEILHPNKGSVSKKEVKERLAKMYKLNNVNTIVLFGFKILFGGGRTKGFGLIYNSVDAVKKFEKKYRQIREGLITKENKPGRRAAKELKNRRKKVRGTEKTKVSGAKKK; from the exons ATGAGCAATCCACTCCTGCGTAGGAAACAGTTCGCTTTAGAAATATTACACCCCAATAAAGGATCAGTGTCAAAGAAAGAGGTTAAAGAAAGATTggcaaaaatgtataaattaaataatgttaacactattgttttatttggttttaaaattttatttggaGGGGGAAGAACCAAAGGTTTCGGTTTAATTTATAACAGTGTTGATgcagttaaaaaatttgaaaagaaaTACAGACAAATAAGAGAAGGTTTAAtaacaaaagaaaacaaaCCCGGAAGAAGAGCAGCAAAGGAATTAAAGaacagaagaaaaaag GTTCGAGGAACGGAAAAGACAAAAGTATCCGGCGCGAAGAAAAAATGA
- a CDS encoding CCR4 domain-containing protein 1, producing the protein MENSTKGRFSVYKKNKSNENKLSYKFDDLRFSKSEDKKINKKNVSEQNKCIESTAYNKSTAKTKDEGSCSYFSNSVNNIEKSYMTDKKYNNSSSSISSNISTNASSSISGNIGSNNSSISGNIGSNNSSISGNSSNNSSISGNSSNNIINNNIRSGNSRSNSNSVEGFVTVTPSDNYIENHKNRMLEKIVELKKGNLFGNKGNKNEEKNNSNDDMKDVNKNYQAYKSKFNKNKKNIVKEQSGSNILKDLKIRKSNILELNKLLKENLKIEENFKKKIKKGGDTREEEYEGEGEEKENAKEKENEKVENFKYQKNATSTKSGVEKAEEKEGGNEHPQKELHGNEDAVKKNKRTNHGKGSNVSSYNNSDRNNNNGDNHNDHNDNDHNDNDHNNNDNNDHNNDHNNNDNNDHNNDHNNNDNNDHNNNDNNDHNNDHNNNDNNDHNNNDNNDHNNNDNNDHNNNDHNDHNNNDHNDHNNNDHNDNEHNDSDDDNSGNNSRGRGREERGMKEKKDKAKKNNKDKNKDRDKSKSKDKGKEKHPPRNKAKEDEVGYDVETGKNMEEVAHNSTEEIKSIPKTKKTKNKKGESAQGKKSEPIQIKKSEQQNQGKKNDQTQYKRNNKKEEIFGMNTNSRLEEDITLRTNKNSVMDIDNNIDNKNMETSPLLLENCDYYYNSNRSEHFRSVNNGSNSINNISGINNISGINNTSGINNISGINNTSGINNTSGINNTSGNNNTSGNNNTSGNNSSVKRTEMYIKGMDCYYGDNNSCYLMDPDERKNYNFKKELKSDTMKVNSINGNNNGSSDPSSGYSNSYCGSGTNLMNELLLNKSFPKVYESNEYNFNELKYMYDKCNTHFDANSLAEKWDDDTDSKFISNKNMNKYNDQNGKDREAAVKSNNNSNNSNNRNTNNRNTNNRNSINRSSNNRSSNNRNSNNISNCCNSSCNSGSNNNNNNSNNIIHGKHNNSVHAILNSKENATINAKRSEDMYSSNSVYANNNNNNNNMNINNNNSNNSSNNNSNNNSNNNSNNNSNNNSNNNSNNNSNNNSNITSNTNSNVGKKYQGMKNFQSYSNKINFNNTEGVDANISGKMIHFSNSSDITKNAMNSNNIGKNIGSNFRGNRGNFVKNDIVVSDRSCTNTMSKNVVSNINIISNNMNHIVSCEQKNSIPNNKGYGNIENIINISNMSKNGNKLFNGSENSLNDNMSYVSNINNSSNSNSSGNTTTATTFLNNKLSTNISNISNIGNISNMGNISNIINNNTNTHTINDILNSQNYMNNLLLYDSGNVVYNGKGLSMNSFPGQNLAHFTTQNMDHYESQNMDNFSSQNMNIFFNSNSDQYANPDVDNLANPNMDNLANPNMDNFASQNVETYGEPNMENFSNGYLSPVPVNVLNKDIKNHLVKNRNTSTRNSLKNLSNDMNSTSNIINSILKKKNNMLLRNINNTLNSTKGNSLENYVNDKYKLSSSLMKSTKKEIITLTSVGGINNGSDHNNGSCINSGSGNNNGSCINSGSGNNNGSCINSGSGNNNGSCINSGSGNNNESCINSGSGNNNGSCINSGSGNNNGSCINSGSGNNNGSCINSGSGNNNESGINSGSGNNYGSGNNNLAAEKGGRDKGSSENKGNIQEENTRGEGMSNGDDKGKNNSAFCLPKGKNDTKNEKKGSTQEEVVKIVKKVVGNTVMGNTVVGNTVMGNTVMGNTGVEKAEQIDAANKSDKKEVEIETNSEKKKSNNFLESNKKKRYLAEIIRCELIWGPTKNKEPITPVESCELHPVVIIKDQFGHLYDDDEDNENNPIGKTVNIFYRWTRGPPRTVCFFHPQKIACLQCTVTFRCFCSYECFMKGFDHLHKYYRSNGSFSIPSHPNLHTYGVPCSPFDWENYEKNIEFDEKHYNALIQSGLLNAPDKEKWEIINNERNYVPCTKDVGHQIMLETMLLDKNSVSSESGNDSDNEDDNEDDNEDDNEDDHLEHKNNNDRKDYKSSKLDAIARCKRKESNEHSEYNISSADENNLQKNQDKIIPSIRYMDVQQSELSLLNSMSLNSYNHNDFQYNMNIQNNTYMYRSGHNNNIVTNNSLAIFNNNTLNSANMPDMTGAAAAGMYSMYDMDSISANSCCVNSGCVNSGCANNIFDDSNIMSGNNNCDITNVGSSCLSNKDANYVGLNSGTFHLNSVIQNCNGGYFSENTNTANNDINFNTNNWSQMNEKRTDNFDVACASLEGAPMESNGVGDVDSDVVGDVVGCTIGCGVSSDALTMPNYHNMNDKYMYHVNIPVQSMYNEVSTQNRVLSNNPSGTLHITASNNLISPLNTQSMNDIRNGSGKQHTLINVDLKGTFNNNATSSSSSTPVAICSLNKSCPSNVLTNIGGNVNSGGTKDTNEIKQSTSADTTNNQNIVEKNSVTKNKKKNNNKKKKEKKKKIYVLDDQVWNSVKDPSIYHKIVTGCCIPNLTVLPNYNITCFKNANLTNPYNQFTIMTWNVLAEIYGTIEAFPHCDPYMLAWSYRKTKIIQEILNNSPDIVCLQEIQNEHFLDFFKPSLGEFGYEGVYKQKTKEIFTSPSGKRRGGKYTIDGCAIFYNKKKLKFVETYALEFSKLIKEASVLTLPKEIQKNPSLVKKLLKDNVALVLLLEYIQHYSKIYDNKEEEKQNKKLIIVANTHIVANPEANYVKIWQAQILVKVIEYLKINFIKKYETIPSLIICGDFNSTPSSAVYQLIYKRTCSRNHEDFSSDRYSLLTDLPLGHNLNLKSAYAISKLLSQKLNPEEYNNLEIFEPLFTNYTGNFIGCLDYIFYNDENLNIISTVNIADENQLMQEAQIYQLSNCALPSPIRPSDHLPLIAKFEFKIV; encoded by the exons ATGGAAAATTCTACAAAAGGACGTTTTTccgtttataaaaaaaataaaagtaatgaGAATAAGTTGAGCTATAAATTTGACGACTTACGATTCAGTAAAAgtgaagataaaaaaatcaataaaaaaaatgtaagcGAACAAAACAAATGTATAGAGAGTACAGCCTACAATAAAAGTACGGCTAAAACAAAAGATGAGGGTAGCTGTAGTTACTTTTCAAATTctgtaaataatatagaaaagaGTTACATGacagataaaaaatataacaacaGTAGTAGCAGCATTAGCAGCAATATTAGCACCAATGCTAGTAGCAGTATTAGCGGTAATATTGGAAGTAATAACAGCAGTATTAGCGGTAATATTGGAAGCAATAACAGCAGCATTAGCGGTAATAGCAGCAATAACAGCAGCATTAGCGGTAATAGCAGCAATAACATCATCAATAACAACATCCGTAGCGGTAACAGCCGCAGCAATAGCAACAGCGTTGAAGGATTCGTAACAGTTACACCTTCTGATAATTATATAGAGAATCATAAGAATAGGATGTTAGAAAAAATTGTAGAATTAAAGAAGGGTAATCTTTTTGGGAATAAgggtaataaaaatgaagagaagAATAACAGTAATGATGATATGAAAgatgtaaataaaaactatCAAGCATACAAAAgtaaatttaacaaaaataaaaagaacatTGTAAAGGAACAAAGTGGTAGCAACATattaaaagatttaaaaattagaaaaagtaatattttagAGCTAAATAAACTGTTAAaggaaaatttgaaaattgaagaaaattttaaaaaaaaaattaagaaggGAGGAGATACGAGAGAAGAGGAATACGAAGGTGAAGgggaagaaaaagagaatGCGAAAGAGAAAGAGAACGAAAAggtagaaaattttaaataccAAAAAAATGCAACAAGTACAAAAAGTGGAGTAGAGAAAGCTGAAGAAAAGGAAGGAGGAAACGAACATCCGCAAAAAGAGCTACACGGAAATGAAGATGCagtgaagaaaaataaaaggaccAACCATGGTAAAGGTAGCAATGTTAGTAGTTACAACAACAGTGATCGTAACAACAATAATGGTGATAACCACAACGACCATAACGACAACGATCATAACGACAACGATCATAACAACAATGATAATAACGATCATAACAACGATCATAACAACAATGATAATAACGATCATAACAACGATCATAACAACAATGATAATAACGATCATAACAACAATGATAATAACGATCATAACAACGATCATAACAACAATGATAATAACGATCATAACAACAATGATAATAACGATCATAACAACAATGATAATAACGATCATAACAACAACGATCATAACGATCATAACAACAACGATCATAACGATCATAACAACAACGATCATAACGACAATGAACATAACGACAGTGACGATGACAATAGCGGTAACAACAGTAGGGGCAGAGGTCGGGAGGAGAGAGGTATGAAGGAGAAAAAGGATAAGGCAAAAAAGAACAACAAAGATAAGAATAAAGATAGAGATAAATCGAAAAGTAAGGATAAAGGTAAGGAAAAACACCCCCCCAGAAATAAAGCAAAAGAGGATGAAGTAGGTTATGATGTAGAGACtggaaaaaatatggaagAAGTAGCACATAATAGTACAGAAGAGATTAAAAGCATACCAAAAACgaagaaaacgaaaaataaaaaaggggaaTCAGCACAAGGGAAAAAAAGTGAACCAATACAAATTAAGAAAAGTGAGCAACAGAaccaaggaaaaaaaaatgatcaaACCCAGTATAAAAgaaacaacaaaaaagaagaaatttttGGTATGAATACAAACAGCAGATTAGAAGAAGATATAACTTTAAGAACGAATAAGAATAGTGTTATGGATATAGACAATAATATTGACAACAAAAATATGGAAACTTCACCCCTCCTCTTAGAGAATTGTGATTATTACTATAACAGTAACAGAAGTGAGCATTTCAGAAGCGTTAATAACGGCAGTAATAGCATTAACAATATTAGCggcattaataatattagcgGCATTAACAATACTAGCggcattaataatattagcgGCATTAACAATACTAGCGGCATTAACAATACTAGCGGCATTAACAATACTAGCGGTAATAACAATACTAGCGGTAATAACAATACTAGCGGTAATAATAGCAGTGTGAAAAGAACggaaatgtatataaagGGCATGGATTGTTACTACGGTGATAATAATAGCTGTTACTTGATGGATCCAGATGAAAGaaagaattataattttaaaaaagaattgaaAAGTGATACAATGAAGGTGAATTCTATCAATGGAAATAACAACGGCAGTAGTGATCCCAGTAGCGGATACAGCAACAGCTACTGCGGCAGTGGCACTAACCTTATGAACGAGCTTCTCTTAAATAAGAGTTTTCCCAAAGTATACGAATCGAACGAGTACAATTTTAAtgagttaaaatatatgtatgataaATGTAACACCCATTTTGATGCCAACTCATTGGCGGAAAAATGGGATGATGACACAGATAGTAAGTTTATaagcaataaaaatatgaataagtACAATGATCAGAACGGTAAGGATAGGGAAGCTGCcgtaaaaagtaataataatagtaataatagtaataatagaaatactaataatagaaatactaataatagaaatagtATTAACAGAAGTAGTAATAACAGAAGTAGTAATAAcagaaatagtaataatattagtaacTGCTGTAATAGCAGCTGTAATAGTGGAagtaacaacaataacaacaatagcAATAACATAATTCATGGTAAACACAACAACAGCGTGCATGCCATTTTAAATAGCAAAGAGAATGCTACAATTAATGCCAAAAGAAGTGAAGATATGTATTCGAGCAATAGTGTGTATgcgaataataataataataataataatatgaacattaataacaataatagtaataacagtagtaacaataatagtaataacaatagtaacaataatagtaataacaatagtaacaataacagtaataacaatagtaacaataatagtaataacaatagtaacaTTACCAGTAACACTAACAGTAACGTGGGTAAGAAGTATCAAGgtatgaaaaattttcaaagttatagcaataaaattaattttaataatacggAGGGGGTAGACGCGAATATAAGTGGGAAAATGATTCATTTTAGTAACTCCAGTGACATAACTAAAAATGCTATGAACAGCAATAATATAGGGAAAAATATAGGGAGTAATTTCAGAGGCAATAGGGGAAATTTCGTAAAGAACGATATTGTCGTAAGCGATCGAAGTTGCACCAACACGATGAGTAAGAACGTTGTGAGCAACATCAATATAATAAGCAATAACATGAATCACATTGTGAGCTGTGAACAGAAGAACAGTATTCCAAATAACAAGGGCTATGGGAATATAgagaatattataaatattagcAATATGTCGAAGAACGGCAATAAACTGTTTAATGGAAGTGAAAACAGCCTTAACGATAATATGAGCTATGTTAGCAATATTAACAACTCGagcaatagtaatagcaGTGGTAATACTACCACTGCTACtacatttttgaataataaattaagcacaaatattagtaatattaGCAATATTGGAAATATTAGCAATATGGGGaatattagtaatattataaataataatacgaACACACACACcattaatgatatattaaatagtCAGAACTATATGAAcaatcttttattatatgactCTGGAAATGTTGTATATAATGGGAAAGGACTCAGTATGAATAGTTTTCCTGGACAAAATTTGGCCCATTTTACTACCCAAAATATGGATCATTATGAGAGCCAAAACATGGACAATTTTTCTAGtcaaaatatgaacattttttttaactctaATTCAGATCAGTATGCCAACCCTGATGTGGACAATTTGGCAAATCCTAATATGGACAATTTGGCAAATCCTAATATGGACAATTTCGCTAGTCAGAATGTCGAAACATATGGTGAGCCCAATATGGAAAATTTCTCGAATGGTTACTTAAGCCCAGTTCCTGTGAATGTCCTAAATaaggatataaaaaatcatttagTTAAAAATAGGAATACATCCACTCGAAATAGTTTGAAGAATCTTTCAAATGATATGAACAGTACTtctaatataataaacagcattttgaagaaaaagaataatatgcTGCtcagaaatataaataatacattgaATAGTACTAAAGGAAACTCTCTGGAAAATTATGTAAACGATAAGTATAAATTGTCTAGCAGCTTAATGAAAAGCACAAAGAAGGAAATTATAACCTTAACGAGTGTTGGTGGTATCAACAATGGAAGCGATCATAATAATGGAAGTTGTATCAACAGTGGAAgcggtaataataatggaagTTGTATCAACAGTGGAAgcggtaataataatggaagTTGTATCAACAGTGGAAgcggtaataataatggaagTTGTATCAACAGTGGAAgcggtaataataatgaaagtTGTATCAACAGTGGAAgcggtaataataatggaagTTGTATCAACAGTGGAAgcggtaataataatggaagTTGTATCAACAGTGGAAgcggtaataataatggaagTTGTATCAACAGTGGAAgcggtaataataatgaaagtGGTATCAACAGTGGAAGCGGTAATAATTATGGAAGTGGTAACAACAACCTTGCTGCTGAAAAAGGGGGCAGGGATAAAGGTAGCTCCgaaaataaaggaaatataCAAGAAGAAAATACACGCGGAGAAGGTATGTCCAACGGGGATGATAagggtaaaaataatagcgCATTTTGTCTACCGAAAGGAAAGAACGACactaaaaatgaaaagaaaggaTCTACTCAGGAAGAAGTGGTAAAGATAGTGAAAAAAGTAGTTGGAAATACTGTAATGGGAAATACGGTGGTGGGAAATACGGTGATGGGAAATACGGTGATGGGAAATACGGGGGTCGAAAAAGCAGAACAAATAGACGCTGCAAATAAAAGCGATAAGAAAGAAGTAGAGATAGAAACAAACAGTGAGAAGAAAAAGAGTAATAACTTTTTAGAATcgaataagaaaaaaagatactTAGCAGAAATTATAAGATGTGAACTAATATGGGGTccaacaaaaaataaagagcCAATTACTCCTGTAGAGAGTTGTGAATTACATCCAGttgttattataaaagaTCAGTTTGGTCATTtatatgatgatgatgaagataatgaaaataatccAATTGGAAAAACagtaaatatattctatCGATGGACAAGAGGACCTCCACGAACAGTATGTTTTTTTCATCCACAAAAAATTGCATGCTTACAATGTACTGTTACCTTTCGATGTTTTTGTTCATATGAATGCTTTATGAAAGGATTTGatcatttacataaatattatagaaGTAATGGTTCATTTAGTATACCATCCCATCCAAACTTACATACGTATGGCGTACCTTGTTCTCCTTTTGATTgggaaaattatgaaaaaaatatagagttTGATGAAAAGCATTATAATGCATTAATACAATCCGGGTTATTAAACGCCCCTGATAAGGAAAAATGGGAAATTATCAATAACGAAAGGAATTATGTGCCTTGTACTAAGGATGTAGGGCATCAAATAATGCTAGAGACTATGCTACTAGACAAAAATAGTGTATCATCTGAAAGTGGAAATGATTCTGATAATGAGGATGACAACGAGGATGACAACGAAGATGACAATGAAGATGATCATCTTGAACATAAGAACAACAACGATCGTAAGGACTATAAGAGTAGCAAACTTGATGCCATTGCTCGTtgcaaaagaaaagaatCAAATGAACACAGCGAATACAATATTTCTTCAGCAGATGAGAATAATCTACAGAAAAATCaggataaaataataccGTCCATTAGATATATGGATGTACAGCAAAGTGAACTAAGTCTTCTAAACTCAATGTCCTTAAATAGTTACAATCATAATGATTTTCAGTACAACATGAACATTCAGaataacacatatatgtatagatcAGGTCATAACAACAACATTGTTACCAACAACAGTTTAgccatttttaataataatacccTTAATAGTGCCAACATGCCTGATATGACCGGAGCGGCTGCTGCGGGTATGTACAGCATGTACGATATGGATAGTATTAGTGCTAATAGCTGTTGTGTTAATAGCGGCTGTGTCAATAGTGGATGCGCTAACAACATTTTCGATGATAGTAATATCATGAGCGGTAATAACAATTGTGATATTACTAACGTTGGAAGTTCGTGTTTGTCTAACAAGGATGCAAATTACGTAGGCTTAAATAGTGGCACTTTTCATCTGAACAGTGTTATACAAAATTGTAATGGAGGTTACTTTTCTGAAAACACAAACACGGCAAATAATGATATCAATTTTAATACGAATAACTGGAGTCAGatgaatgaaaaaaggaCCGACAACTTTGATGTGGCATGCGCTAGTTTAGAGGGTGCACCAATGGAAAGCAATGGGGTTGGAGATGTGGATAGCGATGTGGTTGGCGATGTGGTTGGATGCACTATTGGATGTGGTGTTAGTAGTGATGCCCTAACCATGCCAAATTATCACAACATGAACGACAAGTATATGTACCATGTAAATATACCTGTGCAATCGATGTACAATGAAGTAAGCACACAAAATAGGGTCTTAAGTAATAATCCATCAGGTACTTTACATATAACAGCATCTAACAATTTAATTAGTCCTTTGAACACCCAGAGTATGAATGATATAAGAAATGGTAGTGGCAAACAACACACGCTAATAAATGTTGATCTTAAAGgaacatttaataataatgctactagtagtagtagtagtaccCCTGTGGCAATATGtagtttaaataaaagttGTCCAAGTAATGTTCTAACCAATATAGGGGGAAATGTAAATAGTGGAGGCACTAAAGACACAAACGAAATAAAACAGAGTACTAGTGCTGATACAACAAATAATCAGAATATAGTAGAAAAGAATAGTGTAAccaaaaataagaagaagaacaacaacaaaaaaaaaaaagaaaaaaagaaaaaaatatatgtgttagATGACCAAGTATGGAATAGTGTAAAAGACCCAagtatatatcataaaattgTTACAGGATGTTGTATACCAAATCTTACAGTTCTTccaaattataatattacttgttttaaaaatgcaaatTTAACTAACCCTTACAATCAGTTTACTATTATGACTTGGAATGTATTGGCAGAAATATATGGAACCATTGAGGCATTCCCTCACTGTGATCCGTACATGTTAGCATGGTCTTACAGGAAAACCAAAATCATTCAGGAAATTTTGAACAATAGCCCAGATATCGTCTGCTTGCAG GAAATACAGAATGAACATTTCCTTGACTTTTTCAAGCCTTCATTGGGTGAGTTTGGGTACGAAGGAGTCTACAAGCAAAAGACGAAGGAAATATTTACGTCCCCCTCAGGAAAAAGGAGGGGTGGCAAATATACCATTGACGGATGtgcaatattttataataagaaaaaattaaaatttgttgAAACATATGCTCTTGAATTTAGCAAGCTTATTAAAGAAGCTTCTGTGTTAACATTACCaaaagaaatacaaaaaaatccATCTTTAGTTAAAAAACTATTGAAAGATAATGTGGCactagtattattattagaataCATTCAGCACTActctaaaatatatgataataagGAAGAagagaaacaaaataaaaaattaatcattGTTGCTAATACACATATAGTTGCAAACCCAGAAGCTAATTATGTGAAGATATGGCAAGCACAAATTTTAGTAAAAGTaatagaatatttaaaaataaattttattaaaaagtatgAAACTATTCCAAGTTTAATTATATGTGGGGATTTTAATAGTACACCATCTAGTGCTGTCTATcaacttatatataaaaggacATGTAGTAGAAATCATGAAGATTTTAGTTCAGACAGATATAGTTTATTAACAGATTTACCATTAGGACATAACCTAAATCTTAAGTCTGCTTATGCtatttctaaattattatcaCAGAAACTGAATCCAGAGGAATATAATAACTTGGAAATATTTGAACCTTTGTTTACCAATTATACAGGAAATTTTATTGGTTGTTTagattacattttttataatgatgagaatttaaatattatatcgACCGTAAATATAGCTGATGAAAATCAGCTTATGCAAGAAGCTCAGATATACCAGCTTTCTAACTGTGCCTTACCCAGCCCAATACGTCCTTCCGACCACTTGCCCCTAATTGCAAAATTTGAGTTTAAAATAGTATGA